From Pseudoxanthomonas sp. YR558, the proteins below share one genomic window:
- the glk gene encoding glucokinase: MSNADRVLLADIGGTNARFALADPHADVPLLDDSVREFVVADFPSLADAAQHYLDETGATAQNGVFAVAGRVDGDEARITNHPWVISVNRTRQALGFQGLKLVNDFAAQAMAVSLLTPRDVVAIGGARWNPAPLSVPRTYAVIGPGTGLGVAALVIRDGRAYPLETEGGHVSFPPGTPEEIRILEILSAQFGRVSNERLICGPGLVNLYRALSEIAGEDPGGPLEPKDVTARAAAGDPRCVRTLDVFCAVFGAIAGDLVLTTGAWDGVFLTGGLVPKLLPSLQHSGFRQRFEHKGRFSPAMGRVPTLANVHPRPGLLGAAAYAVELFGSGQPARA, encoded by the coding sequence ATGAGCAACGCTGATCGCGTCCTCCTCGCCGATATCGGCGGCACCAATGCGCGCTTCGCGCTGGCCGATCCGCATGCCGACGTGCCGTTGCTCGACGACAGCGTGCGCGAGTTCGTGGTGGCCGATTTCCCGTCGCTTGCCGATGCCGCGCAGCACTATCTCGACGAGACCGGCGCCACTGCGCAGAACGGGGTGTTCGCCGTCGCCGGCCGCGTCGATGGCGACGAAGCCCGCATCACCAACCATCCCTGGGTCATCTCGGTGAACCGCACGCGCCAGGCGCTCGGTTTCCAAGGCCTGAAGCTGGTCAACGATTTCGCCGCGCAGGCCATGGCCGTGTCGCTGCTGACACCGCGCGATGTGGTCGCCATTGGCGGCGCACGCTGGAACCCCGCACCGCTGTCGGTGCCACGCACGTACGCCGTCATCGGCCCCGGCACCGGGCTGGGCGTCGCCGCGCTGGTGATCCGCGACGGCCGCGCCTACCCGCTGGAAACCGAAGGCGGCCATGTCAGTTTTCCGCCCGGCACGCCGGAAGAAATCCGCATCCTCGAAATCCTGTCCGCACAGTTCGGCCGCGTGTCGAACGAACGCCTGATCTGCGGCCCCGGCCTGGTCAACCTGTATCGCGCGCTCAGCGAAATCGCGGGCGAGGATCCGGGTGGTCCGCTGGAGCCGAAAGACGTCACCGCGCGCGCCGCCGCCGGCGATCCGCGCTGCGTGCGCACGCTGGATGTGTTCTGCGCGGTGTTCGGTGCGATCGCAGGCGATCTGGTGCTCACCACCGGCGCATGGGATGGCGTGTTTCTCACCGGTGGACTGGTGCCAAAGCTGCTGCCGTCGCTGCAGCATTCCGGCTTCCGCCAACGCTTCGAACACAAGGGCCGGTTCTCGCCGGCGATGGGCCGCGTGCCGACGCTCGCGAACGTGCACCCGCGTCCCGGCCTGCTCGGCGCGGCGGCGTACGCCGTCGAGTTGTTCGGCTCGGGACAACCCGCGCGCGCCTGA
- the ugpC gene encoding sn-glycerol-3-phosphate ABC transporter ATP-binding protein UgpC produces MASVQLDRVRKVYDNGQVAVHGASFEIADGELMVLVGPSGCGKSTLLRMIAGLEDITDGNLMIGGRRVNDVAPKDRDIAMVFQSYALYPHMTVAENLAFGLKLRGVARAEIDRRVNAAADTLGMTHMLGKLPREMSGGQRQRVALGRALVREPSVFLLDEPLSNLDAKLRHSVRTEIGRLHRQLGATMVYVTHDQVEAMTLGQRIVVLKDGEIQQIDTPMALYDRPANLFVAGFLGSPAMNVLQGTLQQDEGLRLVLDGGAAVPLGPAPVSSAWLGRRVAMGLRPEHLQPAGIGKPAFEAQVELIEPVGNEVFVNLSYAGQALVARMPPQHLPEPGHALRVTLENAVPHFFDPDSGMRLG; encoded by the coding sequence ATGGCCAGTGTCCAACTCGACCGCGTGCGCAAGGTGTACGACAACGGCCAAGTCGCCGTGCACGGGGCCAGTTTCGAGATCGCCGACGGCGAACTCATGGTGCTGGTGGGTCCGTCCGGCTGCGGCAAGTCGACGCTGCTGCGGATGATCGCCGGCCTCGAGGACATCACCGACGGCAACCTGATGATCGGCGGTCGCCGCGTGAACGACGTGGCCCCGAAGGACCGCGACATCGCGATGGTGTTCCAGAGTTATGCGCTGTACCCGCACATGACCGTGGCCGAGAACCTCGCCTTCGGACTGAAGCTTCGAGGCGTGGCGCGTGCGGAGATCGACCGGCGGGTCAACGCCGCGGCCGACACGCTCGGCATGACCCACATGCTGGGCAAGCTGCCGCGCGAGATGTCCGGCGGACAACGCCAGCGCGTTGCGCTGGGGCGTGCGCTGGTGCGTGAGCCGTCGGTGTTCTTGCTCGACGAACCGCTGTCGAACCTCGACGCCAAGCTGCGCCATTCCGTGCGCACCGAGATCGGGCGGCTGCATCGCCAGTTGGGCGCGACGATGGTCTACGTGACGCATGATCAGGTCGAAGCGATGACGCTGGGCCAGCGCATCGTGGTGTTGAAGGATGGCGAGATCCAGCAGATCGACACGCCGATGGCGCTGTACGACCGGCCCGCGAACCTGTTCGTCGCCGGCTTCCTGGGCAGCCCGGCGATGAACGTCCTGCAGGGCACGCTGCAGCAGGATGAAGGGTTGCGGTTGGTGCTCGACGGTGGTGCGGCCGTACCGCTGGGGCCGGCGCCGGTCTCCAGCGCGTGGCTCGGACGCCGCGTGGCGATGGGACTGCGACCCGAGCACCTGCAGCCAGCCGGTATCGGCAAGCCGGCGTTCGAAGCGCAGGTCGAGCTGATCGAGCCGGTGGGCAACGAGGTCTTCGTCAATCTGTCCTATGCCGGCCAGGCACTGGTTGCGCGCATGCCGCCGCAGCACCTGCCCGAACCCGGTCACGCACTGCGCGTCACGCTGGAGAATGCCGTGCCGCATTTCTTCGATCCGGACAGCGGCATGCGGCTGGGGTGA
- a CDS encoding amino acid aminotransferase gives MSLFASVELVPGDPILGLTEAYNADPRTQKVNLGVGIYYDEQGRIPLLDCVRQVEQALAAAAKPRGYLPIDGLAAYDAATRELVFGKESALVAAGRVATTQTVGGSGALRVGADLLKKLLPHATVAISNPSWENHRAVFGAAGFDIVDYTYFDAATHGLDFAGLLADLGQLKPGTVVLLHACCHNPTGADLTVDQWKQVAGVLKERGLFPFIDMAYQGFDKGIAEDGAAVRIIAEAGIDSFVVANSYSKSFSLYGERVGALSVVAPDATAAKAVQSQVKRIIRTIYSSPSTHGAALVAGVLASPELRALWEIELGGMRERIHALRAGLVDKLAALGAPEFAFIQQQAGMFSYSGLGKAQVDRLRDEFGIYAVGTGRICVAALNQQNLDYVAQAVHTVSRR, from the coding sequence GTGTCTCTTTTTGCATCCGTCGAACTGGTGCCCGGCGACCCCATCCTGGGGCTGACCGAGGCCTACAACGCCGATCCGCGTACCCAGAAGGTCAACCTGGGCGTCGGCATCTATTACGACGAACAGGGTCGCATCCCCCTGCTCGACTGCGTGCGCCAGGTGGAACAGGCGCTGGCCGCCGCCGCCAAACCGCGCGGCTACCTGCCGATCGACGGCCTGGCCGCCTACGACGCGGCGACCCGCGAGCTGGTCTTCGGCAAGGAATCGGCCCTGGTCGCCGCCGGCCGCGTGGCCACCACCCAGACCGTCGGCGGCAGCGGTGCGCTGCGTGTCGGCGCGGACCTGCTGAAGAAGCTGCTGCCGCACGCGACCGTGGCCATCAGCAACCCGAGCTGGGAGAACCATCGCGCGGTATTCGGCGCCGCCGGCTTCGACATCGTCGACTACACCTACTTCGATGCGGCCACCCACGGCCTGGATTTCGCCGGCCTGCTCGCCGACCTCGGCCAACTCAAGCCGGGCACCGTCGTACTGCTGCACGCGTGCTGCCACAACCCCACCGGCGCCGACCTGACGGTCGACCAGTGGAAGCAGGTGGCGGGCGTGCTGAAAGAACGCGGCCTGTTCCCCTTCATCGACATGGCCTACCAGGGCTTCGACAAGGGCATCGCCGAAGATGGCGCGGCCGTGCGGATCATCGCCGAGGCCGGCATCGACAGTTTCGTCGTCGCCAACTCGTACTCGAAGTCGTTCTCGCTCTACGGTGAGCGCGTGGGTGCGTTGTCGGTGGTCGCTCCCGATGCCACCGCCGCCAAGGCGGTGCAGTCGCAGGTCAAGCGCATCATCCGCACGATCTACTCCAGCCCGTCCACGCACGGCGCCGCGCTGGTGGCCGGCGTGCTGGCCAGCCCGGAGCTGCGCGCGCTGTGGGAGATCGAACTCGGCGGCATGCGCGAGCGCATCCATGCCCTGCGTGCCGGCCTGGTCGACAAGCTGGCGGCGCTGGGCGCGCCGGAGTTCGCCTTCATCCAGCAGCAGGCGGGCATGTTCTCGTATTCCGGCCTGGGCAAGGCGCAGGTCGATCGCCTCCGCGATGAGTTCGGCATCTATGCCGTCGGCACGGGCCGCATCTGCGTGGCCGCGCTGAACCAGCAGAACCTGGACTACGTCGCACAGGCCGTCCACACCGTCAGCCGCCGCTGA
- the smc gene encoding chromosome segregation protein SMC produces the protein MRLSTIKLSGFKSFVDPTVLHLPTNMTGVVGPNGCGKSNIIDAVRWVMGESSASRLRGDSLTDVIFSGSSARKPVSQATVELIFDNSDHAISGEFAAFNEISVKRQVSRDGQSNYYLNGTKCRRRDITDLFLGTGLGPRSYSIIEQGMISQIIEARPEDLRVYLEEAAGISKYKERRKETETRIRHTRENLDRLNDLREEIGKQLEHLKRQAKQAEQYKALQEERRVKDAEWKALEYRGLDGKLQGLREKLAQEETKLQQLIAEQREAERLLETDRVRREEAADGLNKAQGEVYQVGSTLARVEQQIQHQRDLAERLKKARDEAHNALQELGQHISGDETRLNVLRDSVADAEPQLEQLREEDLMRQDALREAETALADWQQRWETHSRETAEASRAGDVERTRVDYLDRQAFEADRRREALANERTGLDLDALASAFEQLQLQHDTQKESLETLTEQVETRKQGAADVQEQQRGTQTELSDVRKRAQEARGRLSSLETLQHAALGQEQGAAMSWLQARGLDSAARVGEKLTVEPGWENAVEGALGQLIEGVLVDAPESLVDALGELGEGRIALVSGEAGEVAFSPTSLAAKVQGPAAIRRLLARLHVADDLAEARRLQAQLPDGDSVITRNGERLGNGWVRVLRSGAAKQGALLREREIQSLRGEIETLQAREAELEERLASLRDQLLAAEQQREDAQRTLYIAHRGVSELAGQLQSQQGRVDATRTRIERIDGEIAQLVETLDASREQAREARAKLEDAVGRMGDLESARQALEGERRERVDARDQAREAARTSRDTAHALALTLESQRAQIVSLSQALDRMGGQRGQLDSRLEELTLQLNEGDSPVQELDAQRQAALEHRVTADRQLAEARALLDGIDNELRQYEQTRQQRDEQALAQRERISQRKLDQQALALKAEQLSEAVVTGGFVLEDVVNTLPEVADIREWEQAVTQIDGRMRRLEPVNLAAIHEYGEASQRSEYLEAQNADLTSALDTLEEAIRKIDRETRGRFKDTFDRVNAGVQQLYPRLFGGGHAYLELTGEDLLDTGVSIMARPPGKRVSNISLLSGGEKAMTAVALVFAIFQLNPAPFCLLDEVDAPLDEANVGRFTNMVKEMSEKVQFLFVSHNKATMEAAHQLSGVTMREPGVSRLVSVDLEEAARLAGAA, from the coding sequence ATGCGCCTTTCCACCATCAAGCTGTCCGGTTTCAAATCGTTCGTCGATCCCACCGTGCTCCACCTGCCGACCAACATGACCGGCGTGGTCGGGCCGAACGGGTGCGGCAAGTCGAACATCATCGACGCGGTGCGCTGGGTCATGGGCGAGAGCTCGGCCAGCCGCCTGCGCGGCGATTCGCTGACCGACGTGATCTTCTCCGGCAGCTCCGCGCGCAAGCCGGTCAGCCAGGCGACCGTGGAACTGATCTTCGACAACAGCGACCACGCCATCAGCGGTGAGTTCGCGGCGTTCAACGAAATCTCGGTCAAGCGCCAGGTCAGCCGCGACGGCCAGAGCAACTACTACCTCAACGGCACCAAGTGCCGCCGCCGCGACATCACCGACCTGTTCCTCGGTACCGGCCTGGGCCCGCGCAGCTACTCGATCATCGAGCAGGGCATGATCAGCCAGATCATCGAGGCCCGCCCGGAAGACCTGCGCGTGTACCTGGAAGAAGCCGCCGGCATCTCCAAGTACAAGGAGCGCCGCAAGGAAACCGAGACCCGCATCCGCCACACCCGAGAGAACCTGGATCGCCTCAACGACCTGCGTGAGGAAATCGGCAAGCAGCTCGAGCACCTCAAGCGCCAGGCCAAGCAGGCCGAACAGTACAAGGCGCTGCAGGAAGAGCGCCGGGTGAAGGACGCCGAATGGAAAGCGCTCGAGTACCGCGGCCTGGACGGCAAGTTGCAGGGCCTGCGCGAGAAGCTGGCCCAGGAAGAAACCAAGCTGCAGCAGCTCATCGCCGAACAGCGCGAAGCCGAGCGCCTGCTGGAAACCGACCGCGTGCGTCGCGAGGAAGCCGCCGACGGCCTCAACAAGGCGCAGGGCGAGGTCTACCAGGTCGGCAGCACGCTGGCCCGCGTCGAACAGCAGATCCAGCACCAGCGGGACCTCGCCGAGCGCCTGAAGAAGGCGCGCGACGAAGCCCACAACGCCCTGCAGGAACTCGGCCAGCACATCAGCGGTGACGAAACCCGCCTGAACGTGCTCCGCGATTCGGTTGCCGATGCCGAACCGCAGCTCGAGCAGCTGCGCGAAGAAGACCTCATGCGCCAGGACGCCCTGCGCGAGGCCGAGACAGCATTGGCCGACTGGCAGCAGCGCTGGGAAACCCATAGCCGCGAGACGGCGGAAGCCTCACGCGCCGGCGACGTGGAACGCACCCGCGTCGATTACCTCGACCGCCAGGCCTTCGAGGCCGACCGCCGCCGCGAAGCGCTGGCGAACGAGCGCACCGGGCTGGATCTCGATGCACTGGCTAGCGCGTTCGAACAGCTGCAGCTGCAGCACGACACCCAGAAGGAATCGCTGGAGACGCTGACCGAGCAGGTCGAGACGCGCAAGCAGGGTGCCGCTGACGTGCAGGAGCAGCAGCGCGGCACGCAGACCGAATTGTCCGACGTGCGCAAGCGCGCGCAGGAAGCCCGCGGCCGCCTGTCCTCGCTGGAGACGCTGCAGCACGCCGCGCTCGGCCAGGAGCAGGGCGCGGCGATGAGCTGGCTGCAGGCGCGCGGCCTGGACAGCGCGGCGCGCGTGGGCGAGAAGCTCACCGTCGAGCCGGGCTGGGAGAACGCCGTGGAAGGCGCGCTGGGCCAGCTGATCGAAGGCGTGCTGGTCGATGCGCCCGAATCCCTGGTCGACGCGCTGGGCGAACTGGGCGAAGGCCGCATCGCGCTGGTGTCGGGCGAAGCGGGCGAGGTCGCCTTCTCGCCGACTTCGCTGGCCGCGAAAGTGCAGGGCCCGGCCGCGATCCGTCGCTTGCTGGCCCGCCTGCATGTCGCCGACGACCTTGCCGAGGCGCGTCGCCTGCAGGCGCAGCTGCCCGACGGTGATTCCGTCATCACTCGCAACGGCGAACGCCTGGGCAACGGCTGGGTGCGCGTGCTGCGCTCGGGCGCGGCCAAGCAGGGCGCGCTGCTGCGCGAGCGCGAGATCCAGTCGCTGCGCGGCGAGATCGAAACGCTGCAGGCCCGTGAAGCCGAACTCGAAGAGCGCCTGGCCAGCCTGCGCGACCAGTTGCTGGCCGCCGAGCAGCAGCGCGAAGACGCCCAGCGCACGCTGTACATCGCCCACCGCGGCGTGTCCGAACTGGCCGGCCAGTTGCAGAGCCAGCAGGGCCGCGTGGACGCCACCCGCACACGCATCGAACGCATCGACGGCGAGATCGCCCAACTCGTCGAAACCCTCGACGCCAGTCGCGAGCAGGCCCGCGAGGCCCGCGCGAAGCTGGAGGACGCCGTCGGCCGCATGGGCGATCTGGAGTCTGCCCGCCAGGCACTGGAAGGCGAGCGCCGCGAACGCGTCGACGCCCGCGACCAGGCCCGCGAAGCCGCGCGCACCTCGCGCGACACCGCGCATGCGCTGGCATTGACGCTGGAATCGCAGCGCGCCCAGATCGTCTCGCTGAGCCAGGCCCTGGACCGCATGGGCGGCCAGCGCGGCCAGCTGGATTCGCGCCTGGAAGAACTCACCCTGCAGTTGAACGAAGGCGATTCGCCGGTGCAGGAACTGGATGCCCAGCGCCAGGCCGCGCTGGAGCATCGCGTCACCGCCGACCGCCAACTGGCGGAAGCGCGCGCGCTGCTCGACGGCATCGACAACGAACTGCGCCAGTACGAACAGACCCGTCAGCAGCGCGATGAGCAGGCGCTGGCCCAGCGCGAGCGCATCTCGCAGCGCAAGCTCGACCAGCAGGCGCTCGCGCTGAAGGCCGAGCAGCTGTCCGAGGCGGTCGTGACCGGCGGCTTCGTGCTGGAAGACGTCGTCAACACGCTGCCGGAGGTCGCCGACATCCGCGAGTGGGAGCAGGCCGTCACCCAGATCGACGGCCGCATGCGCCGCCTGGAGCCGGTCAACCTGGCCGCCATCCACGAATACGGCGAAGCCAGCCAGCGCTCGGAGTACCTGGAGGCGCAGAACGCCGACCTGACCTCCGCGCTGGACACGCTGGAAGAAGCCATCCGCAAGATCGACCGCGAGACCCGCGGCCGCTTCAAGGACACCTTCGACCGCGTCAACGCCGGCGTGCAGCAGCTGTATCCGCGCTTGTTCGGCGGCGGCCACGCCTACCTGGAACTGACCGGCGAAGACCTGCTGGATACCGGTGTGTCGATCATGGCGCGCCCGCCGGGCAAGCGCGTGTCGAACATCTCGCTGCTGTCCGGCGGCGAGAAGGCGATGACCGCGGTGGCGCTGGTGTTCGCCATCTTCCAGCTCAACCCCGCGCCGTTCTGCCTGCTGGACGAGGTGGACGCGCCGCTGGACGAAGCCAACGTCGGCCGCTTCACCAACATGGTCAAGGAGATGAGCGAGAAGGTGCAGTTCCTGTTCGTGTCCCACAACAAGGCCACGATGGAAGCCGCACACCAGCTCAGTGGCGTTACCATGCGGGAACCCGGTGTCAGCCGCCTGGTGTCGGTGGACCTCGAAGAGGCCGCCCGCCTGGCCGGCGCCGCCTGA
- the zipA gene encoding cell division protein ZipA, whose translation MSDMAMLRIGILVAGVLLLAAIFLFGRPKKPSQGRRIETTERDTARVEPSIAGDDTSEQVQDYSGERVSQPQLGLAGGTPVAGVDSDLGRRPSQDFDKIVSLYVAAKAGHVLRGEDIVVAAEKTGLTFGHMNVFHRLVEGHPERGPVFSMANIMQPGSFDMATIRELETPAIAFFLTLPAPMTALEAWEKLVPNVERMAELLGGVVLDDSRNTLGRQRIQHIREELRAYDRQHEAPPLTKAPRW comes from the coding sequence GTGTCCGACATGGCCATGCTTCGTATCGGAATCCTCGTCGCCGGCGTCCTGCTGCTGGCGGCGATCTTCCTGTTCGGACGTCCCAAGAAGCCCAGCCAGGGCCGTCGCATCGAAACCACCGAGCGCGACACCGCGCGTGTAGAACCCAGCATCGCCGGCGACGACACCAGCGAGCAGGTGCAGGACTACAGCGGCGAACGCGTCAGCCAGCCGCAACTCGGCCTGGCCGGCGGCACGCCGGTCGCCGGCGTGGACAGCGACCTGGGCAGGCGCCCCAGCCAGGATTTCGACAAGATCGTCTCGCTCTACGTCGCCGCCAAGGCCGGCCACGTGCTGCGCGGCGAGGACATCGTGGTCGCCGCCGAGAAGACCGGCCTGACCTTCGGCCACATGAACGTATTCCACCGCCTGGTGGAAGGCCACCCCGAGCGCGGCCCGGTCTTCAGCATGGCCAACATCATGCAGCCGGGCAGTTTCGACATGGCCACCATCCGCGAGCTGGAAACCCCGGCCATCGCGTTCTTCCTCACCCTGCCGGCGCCGATGACCGCGCTGGAAGCGTGGGAAAAGCTGGTCCCCAATGTCGAGCGCATGGCCGAACTGCTGGGCGGCGTGGTCCTCGACGACAGCCGCAATACGCTCGGCCGCCAGCGCATCCAGCACATCCGCGAAGAACTCCGCGCGTACGACCGCCAGCACGAAGCGCCGCCGCTGACGAAGGCGCCGCGGTGGTGA